AGTCACTTTTCCCGTAATGACGATCTCTTGTAACACCACTTGAAGCATCCACAATAGCCTCACGACGTTGGATTAATCTATTAAAAAAGGTAGATTTTCCAACATTCGGTCTTCCTACTATGGCAACGATACTCATAACTTAAATTTTTAGGTGTGCAAAAGTAATGCTTTTACACCAACTAACATATTAACTTTGAAGTAGTTTTACTTCGAATATGAAGTGTGAGGTCTTACGATTCAGGAATTGTTGTAGCCAAAGCGTCGCAATTGCCTTGCATCGCTACGCCAATTCTTATTTACTTTTACATACAACTCTAAATGCACCTGTTTTCCGAAGAATTTTTCCAAATCCTTCCGAGCCTCAGTTCCCACGCGTTTTAGAGGTGCTCCTTTGTGCCCAATTATGATTCCTTTTTGGGTCTCACGTTCCACCATAATAACACTACGCATTCGAATTATATGATCTTCTTCAAAAAACTCTTCAGTGACAATTTCGACCGAATACGGAATCTCCTTTTTGTAATGTACAAGGATTTTCTCGCGAATGGTTTCATTAACAAAAAATCGCTCAGGCTTATCGGTTAACTGATCTTTTGGGTAAAAAGGCGGGGATTCGGGCAAAAGATCGATGATACGGGTAAACACTTCGGCTACGCCAAAATTCTTTAGTGCGGAAATCGCAAATATTTCGGCATTGGGAACTTTTTCCTGCCAAAGGGCAAGGGCTTCAGCCAGTTTTTGCTCATCTCCCACATCAATTTTATTGATGAGCAACAGCACCGGGATGGTTGCATTTGTTATTTTTCTGAAAAAAGCTTCATCCTTTAATTCCTTTTCACCCAATTCCACGAGATACAGGAGCACATCGGCATCTTCAAACGCCGATTTCACAAAACTCATCATACTTTCCTGAAGCTCATAGGCCGGTTTAATGATTCCCGGGGTATCACTTAGAATCACCTGAAAATCATCACCATTTACAATCCCTAAGATGCGGTGACGAGTAGTCTGTGCCTTGGAAGTTATAATAGATAACCGCTCACCAACAAAGGCGTTCATGAGGGTGCTCTTCCCAACATTTGGGTTCCCGATAATATTTACAAATCCCGCTTTGTGCGCCATTGATTTATTTTTTGACAAAGGTAGGATAAATTTGGCTGTAAGATGTAAGCTTTAAGCTGTAGGCTTTAAGCTATATGC
This genomic stretch from Ulvibacter sp. MAR_2010_11 harbors:
- the era gene encoding GTPase Era, with protein sequence MAHKAGFVNIIGNPNVGKSTLMNAFVGERLSIITSKAQTTRHRILGIVNGDDFQVILSDTPGIIKPAYELQESMMSFVKSAFEDADVLLYLVELGEKELKDEAFFRKITNATIPVLLLINKIDVGDEQKLAEALALWQEKVPNAEIFAISALKNFGVAEVFTRIIDLLPESPPFYPKDQLTDKPERFFVNETIREKILVHYKKEIPYSVEIVTEEFFEEDHIIRMRSVIMVERETQKGIIIGHKGAPLKRVGTEARKDLEKFFGKQVHLELYVKVNKNWRSDARQLRRFGYNNS